The Oleidesulfovibrio alaskensis DSM 16109 genome includes the window GGACGAACGGAACGACGAGGTTTCGTTGACAATGAAGCGCGACTTCAGACCCTGCGGGTCGTCATAGGTCAGTTTGTGCACATCCGAAGGCAGGGCGAGGTTCAGGTCTTCGTGGTAGGTCTTGCCTTTCCAGTAGGGAGCTATTTCTTCCACCACCACGCGTGCGTCCGCTTCGGTGATGGTAAAGGGCGATTCGGTACGGTTGGGCAGGTCTTCAATGGCCAGATCAAGAAAGTCGCCGTCCAGTTCGGGGTACAGCACGCCGTACCGGCCGGGGCAGCCGCCGCGTCCGCATATCAGCTGGTCGTCATCAATGTACACGGTGATATGTTCGGCCACATGCTTCATGGCCTTGGCCCAGCGCAGCACCAGCGGCTGGCCTTCGGTCTCCTTCATGGAGTCGGTGAAGAGCTTTGCGCGTTCCACGTCGATGCGGGGGCGTTTGCCGTCAAAGCTGTCCAGAATGTTGAACACGCGCTCGTGCGACTTGCGGAAGCTGTCTTCCTTACCGGCTATTTTGTCCTGAAGGCGCTGTTCATGGGGAGACAAGGGAGTTGTGCAGCATTGCATGGTTTTTTCTCCTGAGTGTATTCGTCTGAGTTCTGTTGAGTGTGTATATGCTGCGCCCGGGGCGGTGCAGGACACCGGCCGTGCGCCGTGCTTTCATCAGCCCGCAAAGAACATGGGAATTGCGGGAACGTAGGTGGTGATCAGCAGCACCGCCAGCATGAGCGCGATGAGCGGCAGAACCACCTTGGACAACTGTTCGATTTTGGCGTTGGCAACGCCGCTTGCCACAAAGAGGTTGACCCCGACCGGCGGTGTGACGAACCCGATGGCAAGGTTGACCACCATGATGATGCCGAAGTGTACGGGGTCTACGCCGACCTTGAGCACAATGGGCAGCAGGATGGGAGTCAGTATGACAATGGCGGCCAGAGCTTCCATGAACGTGCCGATGATGAGCAGCAGCACGTTGATCATGAGCAGGATGGCTATTTTGTCTGTGGTCAGGCCCAGCATGGCCTGTGCAATGGTGGTGGGCACTTCTTCGATGGTCATTATGTTGCCGAAGATGGTGGCCATGGACATGAGCACGATAACCATGGCGGATGTGCCGGCCGCTTCGACCACACAGTCGTAAAAGCTGCCGCAGCTCAGTTCGCGGTGCACGAAGCAGCCGATGATGAGGCCGTAGAAGGCCGCCAGTGCCGCTGCTTCCGTGGGGGTCATTATGCCGCCGTATATGCCGCCCAGCACGATGACCGGCACCATAAGAGCCCACTTTGCTTCCCATACGGCATGCATGAAGGTCTTCAGGTTGCGATCGCGTACTTCGCCTTTCCAGCCGCGCTTTTTGGAGTACCAGTAGCTGTACGCCATAAGGGCAAGACCGGTCAGCAGGCCCGGCACGATGCCGCCCATGAAAAGCTTGCCGATGGATGCCTGAGCGGAAACGCCGTAGACCACAAACGGGTTGCTGGGAGGAATCATGACGCCGATGGCTCCGGCGGCGGCCACAATGGCTGCAGAAAAGTATTTGCAGTAGCCGCGTTCCACCATGGCGGGAATAGTCAGCGAGCCGATGGCGGCAACGGTGGCGGGGCCGGAACCGCTGATGGCGGCAAAGAACATGCATGTGCCGATGGTGGCCAGAGCCATGCCGCCGGGCAATGCGCCCAGCATTTCATCGGCAAGGTTCAGCAGACGGCGCGAAAGCCCGCCGGCACCCATGAACACTCCCGCGGCGATGAAGAACGGAATGGCCATGATGGGAAAGCTGTCTATGGACGTGAAGGCAATCTGGGCCACATAGTCTATGGGCAGGCTGCCTGCGGCCACGATGGTGGCCAGCGCAGCCAGCCCCAGACCTATGGCAATGGGCACGCCCACCACCAGAAACAGGGCAAAGTAGCCGAAAAGTACCGGCAGCGGGTCGATGTAGTCGGCGATGAACAGGGGGGCGGCCAGTACCGCACACAGGATAAGGCCGATAACGGTATCCGCCGCACCGCAGATGCGTACCTGTCCGGCAAGGTCCTGCAGCAGCCGCACGGCCATCAGCCCGAAGCTGACAGGCAGCACAAGATACGGAATATAGTAGGGCAGCTGCAGAGCGGGAGATGTCTGCGGATAGGTCAGCTGCATTTTGATGAGATCAAGCGACTGCCAGAGCACGGTGGCTGCCAGTGTGAGAAAACACACGTCCACGATGATCCACGATATATTCTGAAACCTGACGGGCAGCCTGTCGAAAATAATGTCGACGCGGATGCTTGAGCGGTTTTTAATGGCCACAGGCACAGCCAGATACGATATCCAGATGAAGATGAAACGTGCCATTT containing:
- a CDS encoding TRAP transporter large permease subunit translates to MSDPNVTAAIMNAQGECSSGSLESRPGILGWLDANFEKPFLVAGMLAIIFIITFQTLYRYIGVYLHEGAAAAVWTEEMARFIFIWISYLAVPVAIKNRSSIRVDIIFDRLPVRFQNISWIIVDVCFLTLAATVLWQSLDLIKMQLTYPQTSPALQLPYYIPYLVLPVSFGLMAVRLLQDLAGQVRICGAADTVIGLILCAVLAAPLFIADYIDPLPVLFGYFALFLVVGVPIAIGLGLAALATIVAAGSLPIDYVAQIAFTSIDSFPIMAIPFFIAAGVFMGAGGLSRRLLNLADEMLGALPGGMALATIGTCMFFAAISGSGPATVAAIGSLTIPAMVERGYCKYFSAAIVAAAGAIGVMIPPSNPFVVYGVSAQASIGKLFMGGIVPGLLTGLALMAYSYWYSKKRGWKGEVRDRNLKTFMHAVWEAKWALMVPVIVLGGIYGGIMTPTEAAALAAFYGLIIGCFVHRELSCGSFYDCVVEAAGTSAMVIVLMSMATIFGNIMTIEEVPTTIAQAMLGLTTDKIAILLMINVLLLIIGTFMEALAAIVILTPILLPIVLKVGVDPVHFGIIMVVNLAIGFVTPPVGVNLFVASGVANAKIEQLSKVVLPLIALMLAVLLITTYVPAIPMFFAG